The following coding sequences lie in one Streptomyces sp. NBC_00510 genomic window:
- a CDS encoding alpha/beta hydrolase, whose protein sequence is MHSLQFTAESSMNGVVERDFTVDGVPGVLWSPASGAERAPLVLMGHGGGNHKKHPAMSGRAQRLVSGCGFHVAVLDAPGHGDRPRTAHDEAEIAELFRARAAGEPEGPIVVRYNDYLSALAVPEYQKLLDALQELPEIGTDGPVGYWGINMGTAIGVPFVAAEPRITAAVFGQHWPDVLAEKAQQITIPIEFDLQWDDEHISREEGLALFDAFASKEKSLHVNSGKHKELPRFEADSAVRFFARHLGEAVTASA, encoded by the coding sequence ATGCACTCTCTGCAGTTCACCGCCGAGTCGTCGATGAACGGCGTGGTCGAGCGCGACTTCACCGTGGACGGGGTCCCCGGTGTTCTCTGGTCACCGGCTTCCGGTGCCGAGCGCGCGCCCTTGGTCCTGATGGGGCACGGCGGCGGCAACCACAAGAAGCACCCTGCGATGTCCGGCCGGGCGCAGCGCCTGGTGAGCGGCTGCGGCTTCCACGTCGCCGTCCTTGACGCGCCCGGTCACGGCGACCGGCCGCGGACGGCGCACGACGAAGCGGAGATCGCCGAGCTGTTCCGGGCGAGGGCGGCCGGCGAGCCGGAGGGCCCGATCGTCGTCCGCTACAACGACTACTTGTCGGCGCTCGCCGTGCCCGAGTACCAGAAGCTCCTGGACGCCCTCCAGGAGCTTCCGGAGATCGGCACCGACGGGCCGGTCGGCTACTGGGGCATCAACATGGGCACCGCGATCGGCGTGCCGTTCGTGGCAGCCGAACCCCGGATCACGGCTGCGGTCTTCGGCCAGCACTGGCCCGACGTCCTGGCCGAGAAGGCGCAGCAGATCACCATTCCGATCGAGTTCGACCTGCAGTGGGACGACGAGCACATCTCCCGCGAGGAGGGACTCGCGCTGTTCGACGCCTTCGCCTCGAAGGAGAAGTCATTGCACGTGAACTCGGGCAAGCACAAGGAGCTGCCCCGCTTCGAGGCCGACAGCGCGGTCCGCTTCTTCGCCCGGCACCTCGGCGAAGCGGTCACCGCGTCGGCTTGA
- a CDS encoding class I SAM-dependent methyltransferase, with amino-acid sequence MLDYEEQAAIYDATRGGVPRAEAAAAAVLGLIPRTARTVLDIGCGTGLVTARYTGRPGLRVLGADAALAMTRLAVRRVGPGIVQADVRRLPFATASLDAVTAVWLLHLLPDAPAVIAECARLLRPGGVLVTTVDKDAGHDVGSDVDALLAPFRTRVAYDAEERVVRQAAAHGLRPAGGARFAGHGQGRTPRDLAARIAAGDFASALTLRDGDTQALAGRLAALPGQDTARPDPLYRLLALVKDSPAAAAR; translated from the coding sequence GTGCTGGACTACGAGGAGCAGGCCGCCATCTACGACGCCACCCGCGGCGGCGTCCCCCGGGCCGAGGCCGCGGCCGCCGCCGTGCTCGGGCTGATACCGCGGACGGCCCGGACGGTGCTCGACATCGGCTGCGGCACCGGGCTGGTCACGGCCCGCTACACCGGCCGCCCCGGCCTGCGCGTGCTCGGCGCCGACGCCGCCCTGGCCATGACCCGACTCGCCGTCCGCCGGGTGGGGCCGGGGATCGTACAGGCCGACGTACGCCGGCTGCCGTTCGCGACCGCCTCGCTGGACGCGGTGACGGCCGTGTGGCTGCTCCATCTACTGCCGGACGCGCCCGCGGTGATCGCCGAGTGCGCTCGGCTGCTGCGCCCCGGCGGGGTGCTCGTCACCACCGTCGACAAGGACGCCGGGCACGACGTGGGCAGCGACGTCGACGCCCTCCTCGCGCCGTTCCGCACGCGGGTGGCGTACGACGCGGAGGAACGGGTGGTGCGGCAGGCCGCCGCGCACGGCCTGCGCCCGGCGGGCGGGGCCCGCTTCGCCGGCCACGGCCAGGGCCGCACCCCGCGCGACCTGGCCGCCCGCATCGCGGCGGGCGACTTCGCCTCCGCCCTCACCCTGCGCGACGGCGACACGCAGGCCCTCGCCGGCCGCCTGGCCGCGCTGCCCGGGCAGGACACCGCCCGCCCCGACCCGCTCTACCGGCTGCTCGCCCTCGTCAAGGACTCCCCCGCAGCGGCGGCCCGTTGA
- a CDS encoding helix-turn-helix transcriptional regulator, which produces MTTTTAGVGTLLRGWRERRRISQLELALRADSSARHISFIETGRSRPSQAMVLRLAEHLDVPVRERNALLIAAGYAPAYPETPLRDPAMHPLRESLDRLLAAYDPFPALVLDGMYDVVAANQGVGALLEGVTPHLLRPPLNAMRLTLHPEGMAPRIRNFRQWRGHLLERIERQMTMSGHEPLRALYEELTAYPAPPSLHDPAEDSSASGDTEVFPFALPMRIEHGGRVLSFISTATTFNTPMDVTVSELAIETFLPADPETAAALPSLTPPAAGPGSR; this is translated from the coding sequence ATGACGACGACCACGGCGGGGGTGGGGACGCTGCTGCGCGGCTGGCGCGAGCGGCGCCGGATCAGCCAGCTGGAACTCGCCCTGCGCGCGGACAGCTCGGCCCGGCACATCAGCTTCATCGAGACCGGCCGCTCCCGCCCCAGCCAGGCCATGGTCCTGCGGCTCGCCGAGCACCTCGACGTACCCGTCAGGGAACGCAACGCCCTGCTCATCGCCGCCGGTTACGCCCCCGCGTACCCGGAGACCCCCTTGCGCGACCCCGCGATGCACCCGCTGCGCGAGAGCCTCGACCGTCTCCTGGCGGCCTACGACCCCTTCCCGGCCCTGGTCCTGGACGGCATGTACGACGTCGTCGCCGCCAACCAGGGCGTGGGCGCCCTGCTCGAGGGCGTCACCCCGCACCTGCTGCGGCCGCCGCTCAACGCCATGCGCCTCACCCTCCACCCCGAGGGCATGGCCCCGCGCATCCGCAACTTCCGCCAGTGGCGCGGACACCTGCTGGAGCGGATCGAGCGTCAGATGACGATGAGCGGCCACGAGCCGCTGCGCGCCCTGTACGAGGAACTGACGGCCTACCCCGCCCCGCCCAGCCTGCACGACCCCGCCGAGGATTCCTCCGCCTCCGGCGACACCGAGGTCTTCCCCTTCGCCCTGCCGATGCGCATCGAGCACGGCGGCCGGGTGCTGTCCTTCATCTCGACGGCCACCACCTTCAACACCCCCATGGACGTGACGGTCTCCGAGCTGGCGATCGAGACCTTCCTCCCCGCCGACCCGGAGACCGCCGCCGCCCTTCCGTCCCTCACGCCGCCGGCAGCCGGTCCAGGAAGCCGCTGA
- a CDS encoding nuclear transport factor 2 family protein — MSQNRYEAAVARYFEAWNSAADAEARAKAVAAAWVEDGTYTDPLAQVAGHEGIGALIAGVGERFPGFVFTAVGEVDGHHDVARFAWELGPAGAEPGTAPIAGSDVITLAEDGRIRSVSGFLDRLPAA, encoded by the coding sequence ATGTCGCAGAACCGGTACGAGGCCGCCGTCGCCCGTTACTTCGAGGCGTGGAACAGCGCCGCGGACGCGGAGGCGCGGGCGAAGGCGGTGGCCGCCGCGTGGGTGGAGGACGGTACGTACACGGACCCACTGGCGCAGGTGGCGGGGCACGAGGGGATCGGGGCGCTGATCGCCGGGGTGGGGGAGCGGTTTCCCGGGTTCGTGTTCACGGCCGTGGGGGAGGTCGACGGGCATCACGACGTGGCGCGCTTCGCCTGGGAGCTGGGGCCCGCCGGGGCGGAGCCCGGGACGGCGCCGATCGCCGGGTCCGACGTGATCACGCTCGCGGAGGACGGCCGGATCCGCTCGGTCAGCGGCTTCCTGGACCGGCTGCCGGCGGCGTGA
- a CDS encoding HPP family protein, giving the protein MATDAPGATRTADAVPHEAEPAPERRRKHHLPRLPPRTIASAAVTTSVGLAVLVALGTLTHQTVLVPPLAATMAIVTATPESPLAQPRHVIGGHMLSCLVCFGVLALGWHGPWAAVVGCGIACGLVLLLRTPHPPAMATAVMIMLTTPSATHFVPLLAAGTVLLVAVQMVSSRLRRQVYPTTWW; this is encoded by the coding sequence GGAGCCGGCGCCCGAACGCCGCCGCAAGCACCACCTGCCGCGGCTGCCCCCGCGGACGATCGCCTCGGCGGCCGTCACGACCTCGGTCGGACTGGCCGTGCTGGTGGCCCTGGGCACACTCACGCACCAGACGGTGCTCGTGCCGCCGCTCGCGGCCACGATGGCGATCGTCACCGCGACCCCCGAATCCCCCCTCGCCCAGCCCCGCCACGTCATCGGCGGCCACATGCTCTCCTGCCTCGTGTGTTTCGGGGTGCTGGCCCTCGGCTGGCACGGCCCCTGGGCCGCCGTCGTGGGCTGCGGCATCGCCTGCGGGCTGGTGCTGCTGCTCAGGACGCCCCATCCGCCGGCCATGGCCACCGCCGTCATGATCATGCTCACCACCCCGTCCGCCACCCATTTCGTCCCGCTGCTGGCCGCCGGCACGGTGCTCCTCGTCGCCGTGCAGATGGTCTCCTCCCGCTTGAGGCGGCAGGTCTACCCCACGACGTGGTGGTGA
- a CDS encoding BBE domain-containing protein, with protein MPHSPVHLPTALVARYRAVDREVVGSALVDTPRHLNALTADIGTHGILVPLRLGFNEEFATLDGNHRIAVAIRLGLAEVPVALAAEPLLPRPGHARPMLPEDRAPRRGWPPSTRRRRRRPRASARGPTRRTPASWRPVPAYTPETYRRLGEVKARYDPDNLFRFNHNIPAAR; from the coding sequence ATGCCGCATTCGCCAGTACACCTGCCCACCGCTCTCGTCGCGAGGTACCGGGCGGTCGACCGGGAGGTCGTGGGTTCCGCGCTCGTCGACACGCCGCGCCATCTCAACGCGCTGACGGCGGACATCGGCACGCACGGGATCCTCGTGCCGCTCCGCCTCGGCTTCAACGAGGAGTTCGCGACGCTCGACGGCAACCACAGGATCGCCGTGGCCATCCGGCTGGGCCTGGCAGAGGTCCCGGTGGCGTTGGCCGCGGAACCGCTGCTCCCCCGGCCAGGTCACGCGCGGCCCATGCTTCCCGAGGACCGTGCGCCACGGCGAGGTTGGCCCCCGAGCACTCGCCGGCGTAGGCGTCGTCCCCGGGCCTCAGCACGGGGCCCGACACGGCGGACGCCAGCCTCCTGGCGTCCCGTGCCGGCGTACACCCCGGAGACCTACCGCAGGCTGGGCGAGGTGAAGGCGCGGTACGACCCGGACAACCTCTTCCGGTTCAACCACAACATCCCGGCCGCGCGATGA